One window of Rubrivirga sp. SAORIC476 genomic DNA carries:
- a CDS encoding SDR family oxidoreductase: MSLVLVTGASRGIGAAVAEAFAARGDRLALVARDADALAEVARRCAEAGGDARVFVCDVTDGAAVDALAASVRDWAGTPDVVVNNAGLFEPGGILETSPEAFRRQMEVNVVSAFLVTRAFLAAMRARGSGRILMMGSVASIRGYPGGAAYGAAKHALLGLARSVRQEMLGTGVSVTTLLPGATRTGSWDGTDLPDDRFMPPEDIARVAVEVATLSGRTVVEEVLLRPDAGDI; the protein is encoded by the coding sequence ATGTCCCTCGTTCTCGTCACCGGTGCCTCCCGTGGGATCGGCGCGGCCGTCGCCGAGGCGTTCGCGGCGCGCGGCGACCGCCTCGCCCTCGTCGCCCGTGATGCCGACGCGCTGGCCGAGGTCGCCCGCCGCTGTGCCGAGGCGGGCGGGGACGCGCGGGTGTTCGTGTGCGACGTGACCGACGGCGCGGCCGTCGACGCGCTGGCCGCCTCGGTGCGCGACTGGGCCGGGACGCCGGACGTGGTGGTCAACAACGCCGGGCTGTTCGAACCCGGCGGGATCCTGGAGACCTCGCCGGAGGCCTTCCGGCGACAGATGGAGGTCAACGTCGTCAGCGCCTTCCTCGTGACGCGTGCCTTCCTCGCCGCGATGCGGGCGCGCGGCTCCGGGCGCATCCTGATGATGGGCTCCGTCGCGTCGATCCGCGGCTACCCCGGCGGCGCGGCGTACGGCGCGGCCAAACACGCGCTGCTCGGGCTGGCCCGGTCGGTCCGCCAGGAGATGCTGGGCACCGGCGTCTCGGTGACGACCCTCCTACCCGGCGCCACGCGCACCGGCTCCTGGGACGGCACCGATTTGCCCGACGACCGCTTCATGCCGCCCGAGGACATCGCACGCGTCGCGGTCGAGGTCGCGACGCTGTCCGGGCGGACGGTCGTCGAGGAGGTCCTGCTCCGGCCGGACGCGGGGGACATCTAG
- a CDS encoding GNAT family N-acetyltransferase, producing the protein MPDVHHDPDHHLFSADVDGGTAQLEYRQKDDVIAFVHTFVPEPSRGQDVGEALVEAGLAFARENDLSVIPQCPFVRHYVETHPETQDLIQG; encoded by the coding sequence ATGCCTGACGTCCATCACGACCCCGACCACCACCTGTTCTCCGCCGACGTGGACGGCGGCACCGCTCAACTGGAGTACCGCCAGAAGGACGATGTGATCGCCTTCGTCCACACGTTCGTGCCGGAGCCGTCGCGCGGGCAGGACGTCGGCGAGGCGCTGGTGGAGGCCGGGCTGGCTTTCGCCCGCGAGAACGACCTGAGCGTAATTCCGCAGTGTCCGTTCGTCCGGCACTACGTCGAGACGCACCCCGAGACGCAGGATCTGATCCAAGGCTGA
- a CDS encoding CocE/NonD family hydrolase, protein MRLAPLLALLLMAAPADAQADWVRQHYDKTEAMVPMRDGVRLFTSIYVPKAPGPHPILLQRTPYGVGPYGADAYRSSLGPSDRLMRDGYIVVYQDVRGKLMSEGEFVAVRPHNPDKGPRDIDESSDAYDTVAWLLANTPNNGSVGVWGISAPGFYATHALIDAHPAVKAVSPQAPVTDWFLGDDRRHNGAFQLQATFSFVSSYGVPRPEPTTEREPSYSDYGTPDGVRWYQDLGPLGEVNDRFFGGTNDLWQEILTHDTYDAYWQARTPLPHLRDVRPAVLVTGGWFDAQDLYGPLKTYHTIQDETDAESYLVMGPWWHGGWARGDGDRYGDLWFGQNTSVFYRENLEARFFDAHLKGDGDPDLHEASVFVTGADQWRFFDAWPPRASREQSLYLQPGGGLGSDAPTEAGLFAEYVSDPFKPVPHTPQIVVRRDDRYVTQDQRFASTRPDVLVFESPVLEEDVTLTGDLGATLFVTVTGTDADFIVKLIDVYPGDAACELPDGDCSVPMGHFQQLVRGEVMRGKFREDFSAPVPFVPGEVTEVTFDMQDVAHTFRRGHRMMVQIQSTWFPMVDRNPQRFMPIHEATEEDFQAATHRVFVSPEHPSHLSVRVLE, encoded by the coding sequence ATGCGCCTCGCTCCGCTCCTCGCCCTCCTCCTCATGGCCGCCCCCGCCGACGCCCAGGCCGACTGGGTCCGCCAGCACTACGACAAGACCGAGGCGATGGTGCCGATGCGCGACGGCGTCCGCCTGTTCACGTCCATCTACGTCCCGAAGGCGCCCGGCCCGCACCCGATCCTGCTCCAGCGGACGCCCTACGGCGTCGGGCCGTACGGCGCGGACGCCTACCGGTCCAGCCTGGGCCCGTCGGACCGGCTCATGCGCGACGGCTACATCGTCGTGTACCAGGACGTGCGCGGCAAGCTGATGTCCGAGGGCGAGTTCGTCGCCGTCCGTCCCCACAACCCGGACAAGGGGCCGCGCGACATCGACGAGAGCTCCGACGCCTACGACACGGTCGCGTGGCTGCTGGCGAACACCCCCAACAACGGGAGCGTGGGCGTCTGGGGGATCTCGGCGCCCGGCTTCTACGCCACGCACGCGCTCATCGACGCACACCCGGCCGTCAAGGCCGTCTCGCCGCAGGCGCCCGTGACCGACTGGTTCCTGGGCGACGACCGCCGACACAACGGCGCCTTCCAGCTCCAGGCGACCTTCAGCTTCGTCTCGTCGTACGGCGTCCCGCGCCCCGAGCCGACGACCGAGCGCGAGCCCAGCTACAGCGACTACGGCACGCCCGACGGCGTCCGCTGGTACCAGGACCTGGGGCCGCTGGGCGAGGTGAACGACCGCTTCTTCGGCGGCACCAACGACCTCTGGCAGGAGATCCTGACGCACGACACCTACGACGCCTACTGGCAGGCGCGGACGCCGCTGCCCCACCTCCGTGATGTCCGCCCGGCCGTGCTCGTCACCGGCGGCTGGTTCGACGCGCAGGACCTCTACGGCCCGCTCAAGACCTACCACACGATCCAGGACGAGACCGACGCCGAGTCCTACCTCGTGATGGGGCCGTGGTGGCACGGCGGCTGGGCGCGCGGCGACGGCGACCGCTACGGCGACCTCTGGTTCGGCCAGAACACCTCCGTCTTCTACCGCGAGAACCTGGAGGCCCGCTTCTTCGACGCCCACCTCAAGGGCGACGGCGACCCCGACCTCCACGAGGCGTCCGTCTTCGTCACCGGGGCCGACCAGTGGCGCTTCTTCGACGCGTGGCCGCCCCGCGCCTCGCGCGAGCAGAGCCTCTACCTCCAGCCCGGCGGCGGGCTGGGCTCCGACGCCCCCACCGAGGCGGGCCTGTTCGCGGAGTACGTCTCGGACCCCTTCAAGCCCGTCCCCCACACGCCCCAGATCGTCGTCCGCCGGGACGACCGCTACGTGACGCAAGACCAGCGCTTCGCGAGCACCCGCCCGGACGTGCTCGTGTTCGAATCGCCCGTGCTGGAGGAGGACGTGACGCTGACCGGCGACCTCGGCGCAACGCTGTTCGTGACCGTCACCGGCACCGATGCCGACTTCATCGTCAAGCTGATCGACGTGTACCCCGGCGACGCCGCGTGCGAGTTGCCCGACGGCGACTGCTCGGTCCCGATGGGCCACTTCCAGCAGCTCGTTCGCGGCGAGGTGATGCGGGGCAAGTTCCGGGAGGACTTCTCAGCCCCGGTCCCGTTCGTGCCCGGCGAGGTGACCGAGGTGACGTTCGACATGCAGGACGTGGCCCACACGTTCCGCCGCGGCCACCGGATGATGGTCCAGATCCAGAGCACGTGGTTCCCGATGGTGGACCGCAACCCGCAGCGGTTCATGCCCATCCACGAGGCCACCGAGGAGGACTTCCAGGCCGCGACGCACCGCGTGTTTGTGTCGCCGGAGCACCCGTCGCACCTGTCCGTCCGCGTGCTGGAGTAA
- a CDS encoding AAA family ATPase gives MPDDLFGAAATARLRANAPLADRMRPQTLDQYVGQGHILAQGSLLRRAIEADRVTSLILFGPPGTGKTTLARIVANTTRKHFASLNAVLAGVKDIREQISAAQERLRLHGQGTILFVDEVHRFNKSQQDALLPHVENGTVTFIGATTENPYFEVNKALVSRSRVFELRTLTEADLRGVVAQALADEARGYGRLDVAVDEDARDHLVSTANGDARSLLNALELAVETTEADEDGTVRVTLAVAEESIQQRAVLYDKDGDAHYDTVSAFIKSMRGSDPDAALYWMAKMIYAGEDPRFVLRRMVIFACEDVGLADPNAVRQAVACLEAFEFVGMPEGRFMLGQLCVYLAMAPKSNSGFAFFSALEHVEKERSEDPPNALKDGSRDKKGLGHGVGYKYPHAYQDHYVPEQYLPGGMQGTYFYEPSDQGFEAKLAARLEHLRARDADESIEKRVQRYAEDADGE, from the coding sequence ATGCCCGACGACCTCTTCGGCGCCGCCGCGACGGCCCGCCTCCGCGCCAACGCCCCCCTGGCCGACCGCATGCGGCCCCAGACGCTCGACCAGTACGTCGGGCAGGGGCACATCCTCGCGCAGGGCTCCCTGCTCCGCCGCGCCATCGAGGCCGACCGCGTGACGAGCCTCATCCTGTTCGGCCCGCCCGGCACGGGCAAGACGACGCTCGCGCGCATCGTCGCCAACACGACGCGCAAGCACTTCGCGAGCCTGAACGCGGTGCTGGCAGGCGTCAAGGACATCCGCGAGCAGATCTCGGCCGCCCAGGAGCGGCTGCGGCTCCACGGCCAGGGCACGATCCTGTTCGTCGACGAGGTCCACCGGTTCAACAAGAGCCAGCAGGACGCGCTGCTGCCGCACGTCGAGAACGGGACGGTGACGTTCATCGGGGCGACCACCGAGAACCCGTACTTCGAGGTCAACAAGGCGCTGGTCTCGCGGAGCCGCGTCTTCGAACTCCGCACGCTCACCGAGGCCGACCTCCGCGGCGTCGTCGCGCAGGCCCTCGCCGACGAGGCGCGCGGCTACGGCCGTCTCGATGTGGCCGTGGACGAGGACGCGCGCGACCACCTCGTCTCGACCGCCAACGGCGACGCGCGCTCGCTGCTCAACGCCCTCGAACTGGCCGTCGAGACGACCGAGGCGGACGAGGACGGGACGGTCCGCGTCACGCTGGCCGTCGCCGAGGAGTCCATCCAGCAGCGGGCCGTCCTCTACGACAAGGACGGCGACGCCCACTACGACACCGTCTCGGCGTTCATCAAGTCGATGCGCGGCTCCGACCCCGACGCGGCGCTCTACTGGATGGCCAAGATGATCTACGCCGGCGAGGACCCGCGCTTCGTGCTCCGGCGGATGGTCATCTTCGCGTGCGAGGACGTGGGGCTGGCCGACCCGAACGCGGTCCGGCAGGCCGTCGCGTGCCTGGAGGCGTTCGAGTTCGTGGGGATGCCGGAGGGGCGGTTCATGCTGGGGCAGCTGTGCGTCTACCTCGCGATGGCGCCCAAGTCCAACTCGGGCTTCGCGTTCTTCAGCGCGCTGGAGCACGTCGAGAAGGAGCGCTCGGAGGACCCGCCGAACGCGCTCAAGGACGGCTCGCGCGACAAGAAGGGGCTGGGGCACGGGGTCGGCTACAAGTACCCGCACGCCTACCAGGACCACTACGTCCCGGAGCAGTACCTGCCGGGCGGGATGCAGGGGACGTACTTCTACGAGCCGAGCGACCAGGGCTTCGAGGCCAAGCTGGCGGCCCGTCTGGAGCACCTGCGCGCCCGCGACGCCGACGAGTCGATCGAGAAGCGCGTCCAGCGCTACGCCGAGGACGCCGACGGCGAGTAG
- a CDS encoding histidine kinase N-terminal 7TM domain-containing protein produces the protein MESFVFIALAPFALTLMGAVGVVAWRRRPVPGGQELAVICVTAASWLTFDALSLLVPGTEATLGLARTAAAISALPSVAWIAFLLSYTGRLTRAARWGVGLLASWTAVFVALGLTNDAHHWVWTSTETFYDGPFLDVIFERAPLSFIQMALSWVTVAASLGLALWEFATAEPKQRVLMRWIVAGVLVPLLANVVFVFEIGPYGKDFTPLALAVSAGAFALGLTRYKLLDLLPVAREALVDNLREGVLVLDATGRVADANPECLQVLGADAAVRGRPLRDTAPALAEAIETAPGEAFQLGDGEEARYVELRISVLSNEDGEPTGSLVLLHDVTRRRREQAELHRVNAELQHRNEELQARNEELDAFSHTVAHDLKNSVQGVIGWGEILRDDGAVLSPLEHHEAADGVVSVGHKMGTIIHELLLLAGVRKTAVEPRPMKMGAVVAEALSRLQHAGAAPTVTVPSQWPVALGHAPWVEEVWVNYLSNAAKYGGPTVTLGADTTATGQARFWVHDDGPGLTPEQQQALFEPFARVGSGAAEGHGLGLSIVRRISERLGGACGVESAPTWGTTFWFELPLASDTSLPEAPPRARRGTSPRTAPHVSL, from the coding sequence GTGGAGTCTTTCGTTTTCATCGCGCTCGCCCCGTTCGCCCTCACCCTCATGGGGGCGGTCGGCGTCGTGGCGTGGCGGCGGCGGCCCGTTCCCGGAGGGCAGGAGTTGGCCGTGATCTGCGTGACCGCGGCGAGCTGGCTCACCTTCGATGCGCTCAGTCTCCTCGTCCCTGGGACGGAGGCGACCCTCGGGCTGGCCCGCACGGCCGCGGCGATCAGCGCCCTGCCCAGCGTCGCGTGGATCGCGTTTCTGCTGAGCTACACCGGGCGGCTCACCCGCGCGGCCCGATGGGGCGTCGGGCTGCTCGCGTCCTGGACCGCGGTGTTCGTCGCGCTGGGCCTCACCAACGACGCCCACCACTGGGTCTGGACGAGCACGGAGACGTTCTACGACGGCCCCTTCCTGGATGTCATCTTCGAGCGGGCTCCCCTGTCGTTCATCCAGATGGCCTTGTCCTGGGTCACGGTTGCGGCATCGCTGGGCCTGGCGCTGTGGGAGTTCGCGACGGCCGAGCCCAAGCAGCGCGTGCTCATGCGCTGGATCGTCGCTGGGGTGCTCGTGCCCCTCCTCGCCAACGTGGTCTTCGTCTTCGAGATCGGGCCGTACGGGAAGGACTTCACGCCGCTCGCGCTCGCCGTCTCGGCAGGCGCGTTCGCCCTGGGGCTGACCCGCTACAAACTCCTCGACCTGCTCCCGGTCGCACGCGAGGCGCTCGTGGACAACCTGCGCGAGGGCGTGCTCGTGCTCGACGCCACCGGCCGCGTGGCGGACGCCAACCCGGAGTGCCTGCAGGTGCTGGGCGCCGACGCCGCCGTGCGCGGCCGTCCGCTGCGCGACACCGCCCCCGCGCTGGCCGAGGCCATCGAAACCGCACCGGGCGAGGCGTTCCAGCTAGGCGACGGCGAGGAGGCACGCTACGTCGAGCTCCGCATCTCGGTGCTCTCCAACGAGGACGGCGAGCCCACGGGCTCCCTGGTGCTGCTGCACGACGTGACGCGCCGCCGTCGCGAGCAAGCCGAGCTTCACCGCGTCAACGCGGAGCTCCAGCATCGGAATGAGGAGCTCCAGGCGCGCAACGAGGAGCTCGACGCCTTCTCCCATACCGTCGCGCACGACCTCAAGAACTCGGTCCAGGGCGTGATCGGCTGGGGCGAGATCCTGCGCGACGACGGCGCCGTTCTTTCCCCCCTGGAGCACCACGAGGCCGCCGACGGGGTCGTCAGCGTGGGACACAAGATGGGGACCATCATCCACGAACTGCTGCTGTTGGCGGGCGTCCGCAAAACGGCCGTCGAGCCGCGTCCGATGAAGATGGGGGCGGTGGTGGCCGAGGCCCTGAGCCGCCTCCAACATGCCGGTGCGGCTCCGACGGTGACGGTCCCGTCCCAGTGGCCCGTCGCCCTGGGCCACGCGCCGTGGGTCGAGGAGGTCTGGGTCAACTACCTCAGCAACGCCGCCAAGTACGGCGGCCCGACCGTCACGCTGGGGGCCGACACCACCGCGACCGGCCAGGCCCGCTTCTGGGTCCACGACGACGGGCCGGGGCTGACGCCCGAGCAGCAGCAGGCGTTGTTCGAGCCGTTCGCTCGTGTCGGGTCGGGGGCCGCGGAGGGGCACGGGCTCGGGCTTTCCATCGTGCGCCGGATCAGCGAGCGGCTGGGGGGCGCGTGCGGCGTCGAGAGCGCGCCGACCTGGGGCACGACGTTCTGGTTCGAGCTTCCGCTGGCCTCCGACACGTCTCTCCCCGAGGCCCCGCCGCGGGCTCGTCGGGGCACGAGCCCGCGCACGGCCCCGCACGTCTCCCTCTGA
- a CDS encoding histidine kinase N-terminal 7TM domain-containing protein: MESLVFIALTPLAIVLMMVVSLVSWRRREAPGGWALFAFSASGLGWLLFDALALLAPTPASTVWIVKVTCLFGPLMGVSWLAFVLSYTERFTLTARLAIVALSAWSGVYALMALTNDAHRLVWDTWEVVPDGSLSRIAYTLGPLGWAQTVFAWTAVTISLGVLLWAYAGTGARSRDLSRWIVAGALVPMALSVSFLVGLGPLEKDFTPIAMAVSSAAFAVGLARYQFLDLLPIARTALVDNLSEGMLVLDPRGRVADVNPAAQEALGASRVALGSLLRDSAPELAEAIASEPDATFRLGEGADARYVDLRVSSLTDRQGQDSGRLVLLHDVTRRRLERAALHRANADLYDANAELQARNDELDAFAHTVAHDLKNSIQGVLGWAEILRDEGPDLAADELRQIAGDVVTSAGKMGTIVHELLLLAGVRQAAVEILPVPMGAVVEEAMARVRLAHALAPVQPADWPVALGHAPWIEEIWANYLGNAAKYGGPAVTLGADTTATGQARFWVHDDGPGLTPEAQASLFVPFSRVGTGGVEGHGLGLSIVRRITERLGGTCGVESSPETGTRFWFALPCASETSARAPLALTAVA, translated from the coding sequence GTGGAGTCGCTCGTCTTTATCGCCCTCACTCCGCTCGCCATCGTCCTGATGATGGTGGTGAGTCTCGTCTCGTGGCGCCGCCGCGAGGCGCCGGGCGGCTGGGCGCTGTTCGCCTTCTCCGCCTCCGGCCTCGGGTGGCTGCTGTTCGACGCGCTGGCCCTGCTCGCGCCGACGCCCGCGTCGACGGTGTGGATCGTCAAGGTCACCTGCCTGTTCGGCCCCCTGATGGGCGTGTCGTGGCTGGCGTTCGTGCTGAGCTACACCGAGCGCTTCACCCTCACCGCGCGCCTCGCGATCGTCGCGCTCTCGGCGTGGTCCGGGGTGTACGCGCTCATGGCGCTCACCAACGACGCGCACCGGCTGGTGTGGGACACGTGGGAGGTGGTCCCGGACGGCTCGCTGTCGCGCATCGCCTACACGCTCGGCCCGCTCGGGTGGGCGCAGACCGTCTTCGCCTGGACGGCCGTCACGATCTCGCTCGGCGTCCTCCTGTGGGCGTACGCCGGGACCGGCGCCCGGTCACGGGACCTGTCGCGCTGGATCGTGGCCGGCGCGCTCGTGCCGATGGCGCTCAGCGTGTCGTTCCTGGTCGGGCTCGGGCCGCTGGAGAAGGACTTCACGCCCATCGCGATGGCCGTCTCGTCGGCCGCGTTCGCGGTCGGGCTGGCGCGCTACCAGTTCCTGGACCTGCTGCCCATCGCGCGGACGGCGCTCGTCGACAACCTCAGCGAGGGGATGCTGGTGCTCGATCCCCGCGGGCGCGTCGCCGACGTCAACCCGGCGGCCCAGGAGGCCCTCGGCGCGTCCCGCGTCGCCCTCGGAAGCCTCCTCCGCGACTCCGCGCCCGAACTGGCCGAGGCCATCGCCTCGGAACCCGACGCCACGTTCCGCCTCGGGGAGGGTGCCGACGCCCGGTACGTCGATCTCCGAGTCTCGTCCCTGACCGACCGCCAGGGCCAGGACTCCGGGCGCCTCGTGCTGCTCCACGACGTCACCCGCCGCCGCCTGGAGCGCGCCGCCCTCCACCGCGCCAACGCGGACCTGTACGACGCCAACGCCGAGCTCCAGGCCCGCAACGACGAACTCGACGCGTTCGCCCACACCGTCGCCCACGACCTCAAGAACTCCATCCAGGGCGTGCTGGGCTGGGCCGAGATCCTACGCGACGAGGGCCCCGACCTCGCGGCCGATGAACTCCGCCAGATCGCGGGCGACGTGGTGACCTCGGCCGGCAAGATGGGCACCATCGTCCACGAGCTGCTGCTGCTGGCGGGCGTCCGGCAGGCGGCCGTCGAGATCCTGCCGGTCCCGATGGGCGCGGTCGTGGAGGAGGCGATGGCACGCGTCCGCCTGGCCCATGCCCTCGCCCCGGTCCAGCCCGCCGACTGGCCCGTGGCGCTCGGTCACGCGCCGTGGATCGAGGAGATCTGGGCCAACTACCTCGGCAACGCGGCCAAGTACGGCGGGCCGGCGGTCACGCTGGGGGCCGACACCACCGCGACCGGCCAGGCCCGGTTCTGGGTCCACGACGACGGTCCGGGGCTGACGCCGGAGGCCCAGGCCTCCCTGTTCGTCCCGTTCTCCCGCGTCGGCACGGGGGGCGTCGAGGGGCACGGCCTCGGCCTGTCCATCGTCCGCCGGATCACCGAGCGCCTGGGCGGGACGTGCGGCGTCGAGAGCAGCCCCGAGACCGGGACACGCTTCTGGTTTGCGCTTCCCTGCGCCTCGGAGACCTCGGCCCGGGCGCCCCTCGCGCTCACCGCGGTCGCCTGA
- a CDS encoding DUF4126 domain-containing protein translates to MGLVSTLGLALGASWASGLRLYAAVATLGLLGRFAGLDLPGALAVVETPWVIGLAVVLLVVEFVADKVPVVDSAWDAIHTFVRVPAGAALAALAFGDYDPAWQAAAVLLGGGAALSAHGTKAATRLAVNASPEPVSNVLVSTAEDGIAFGAILTALFLPVVAIVLVTLALLGSLLVLPKLARGIRRLFRRGPA, encoded by the coding sequence ATGGGACTCGTCTCGACGCTCGGCCTCGCCCTCGGCGCCTCCTGGGCGTCCGGCCTTCGGCTCTATGCGGCCGTCGCCACGCTGGGCCTGCTCGGGCGGTTCGCGGGGCTGGACCTGCCCGGCGCGCTGGCCGTCGTCGAGACGCCCTGGGTGATCGGGCTGGCCGTCGTGCTGCTGGTGGTCGAGTTCGTGGCCGACAAGGTGCCCGTCGTGGACTCGGCGTGGGACGCCATCCACACGTTCGTGCGGGTGCCCGCCGGGGCGGCGCTGGCCGCGCTCGCCTTCGGCGACTACGACCCGGCGTGGCAGGCAGCGGCGGTCCTGCTCGGGGGCGGCGCGGCCCTCAGCGCCCACGGCACGAAGGCCGCCACGCGGCTCGCGGTCAACGCGTCGCCGGAGCCGGTCTCGAACGTCCTCGTCAGCACGGCCGAGGACGGCATCGCGTTCGGCGCCATCCTGACGGCTCTCTTCCTGCCGGTCGTCGCGATCGTGCTCGTGACGCTCGCCCTCCTCGGCTCGCTGCTGGTGCTGCCGAAACTGGCCCGCGGCATCCGGCGCCTCTTCCGCCGAGGCCCGGCGTAG
- a CDS encoding AraC family transcriptional regulator — MDSPTFSDGIAVLCLLGAVQGVFLAAVLASRHRNAVPNRLLAGLMLVFSLDLAMAVYHASAVSVRVPALIGLDLPIALLYGPLLYLYVRTLTSERPALRRADLWHLVPFALVTLFLVPFFLRSGAEKLVLMQDPSGSLQTRALAVLSPFKLTHGCVYLALVVRRLQRHRRRVLDGGSEAEQVMLGWLRTLTAGVVGLLAISVVLYVVGARGRAAVVGMDPTGIYDDLTLLGVTVFVYAFGYVGLRHPSLFAPTTDEGPASDAVPYARSGMRPEEAAQHRDRLVALMETEHLYRRGDLTLQDLADALGISGHNLTEVLSTQLGQSFYELLNGYRVREVQARLLDPADAHLTVLAIGMEAGFNAKSSFNAAFKRHTGMTPSQYRQRQREAV, encoded by the coding sequence ATGGACAGCCCCACGTTCTCCGACGGTATAGCGGTGCTCTGCCTCCTAGGGGCCGTGCAGGGCGTGTTCCTGGCCGCCGTGCTGGCGAGCCGTCACCGAAACGCAGTGCCGAACCGGCTCCTGGCGGGCCTCATGCTCGTCTTCTCGCTCGACCTCGCGATGGCGGTCTACCACGCCTCGGCGGTGAGCGTCCGGGTCCCCGCGCTGATCGGGCTGGACCTGCCCATCGCGTTGCTCTACGGGCCCCTGCTGTACCTCTACGTCCGCACCCTCACGTCTGAGCGACCGGCGCTGCGCCGCGCCGACCTGTGGCATCTCGTGCCGTTCGCCCTCGTCACGCTGTTCCTGGTCCCCTTCTTCCTCCGGTCCGGTGCCGAGAAGCTGGTGTTGATGCAGGACCCGAGCGGGAGCCTCCAGACGCGGGCGCTGGCCGTCCTCAGCCCGTTCAAGCTGACCCACGGGTGCGTGTACCTGGCGCTGGTCGTCCGCCGCTTACAGCGGCACCGGCGGCGCGTGCTCGACGGCGGGTCCGAGGCGGAGCAGGTCATGCTCGGCTGGCTGCGGACCCTGACCGCGGGCGTGGTGGGGCTGCTCGCGATCTCGGTGGTGCTCTACGTCGTCGGCGCGCGTGGCCGTGCAGCGGTCGTGGGCATGGACCCCACCGGGATCTACGACGACCTGACGCTGCTCGGCGTGACGGTCTTCGTCTATGCCTTCGGGTACGTCGGCCTGCGCCACCCGTCGCTGTTCGCGCCGACGACCGACGAGGGCCCGGCCTCGGATGCCGTCCCCTATGCGCGTTCGGGGATGCGGCCGGAGGAGGCCGCGCAGCACCGCGACCGCCTCGTCGCGCTCATGGAGACAGAGCACCTGTACCGGCGTGGGGACCTGACCCTCCAGGACCTCGCCGACGCGCTCGGCATCTCGGGTCACAACCTGACCGAGGTGCTCAGTACCCAGCTCGGGCAGAGCTTCTACGAGCTTCTCAACGGCTACCGGGTTCGCGAGGTGCAGGCCCGGCTGCTGGACCCGGCGGACGCCCACCTGACGGTGCTCGCGATCGGCATGGAAGCGGGCTTCAACGCCAAGTCGTCGTTCAACGCGGCGTTCAAGCGTCACACGGGGATGACGCCCTCGCAGTACCGCCAGCGGCAGCGAGAGGCGGTCTAG